Proteins co-encoded in one Prunus persica cultivar Lovell chromosome G6, Prunus_persica_NCBIv2, whole genome shotgun sequence genomic window:
- the LOC18774456 gene encoding 60S ribosomal protein L12 has protein sequence MPPKFDPSQVVDVYVRVTGGEVGAASSLAPKIGPLGLSPKKIGEDIAKETAKDWKGLRVTVKLTVQNRQAKVSVVPSAAALVIKALKEPERDRKKTKNIKHSGNISLDDVIEIAKIMKHRSMAKELAGTVKEILGTCVSVGCTVDGKDPKDLQQEIADGDVEIPLD, from the coding sequence ATGCCTCCAAAGTTCGACCCATCTCAGGTGGTCGATGTCTACGTCCGCGTCACCGGAGGCGAGGTCGGCGCCGCCAGTTCCCTCGCTCCCAAGATCGGTCCTCTGGGTCTCTCCCCAAAGAAGATCGGAGAAGACATTGCTAAAGAGACAGCCAAGGACTGGAAGGGTCTGAGAGTCACCGTCAAGCTCACCGTTCAGAATCGTCAGGCGAAGGTCTCTGTGGTGCCTTCAGCTGCGGCTCTGGTCATCAAAGCCCTGAAGGAGCCAGAGAGAGATCGCAAGAAGACGAAGAACATCAAGCACAGCGGTAACATTTCATTGGATGATGTAATTGAGATTGCTAAGATCATGAAGCACAGGTCCATGGCCAAGGAGTTGGCTGGGACGGTGAAGGAGATTTTGGGCACTTGCGTTTCTGTTGGGTGTACTGTGGATGGTAAAGACCCCAAGGATCTGCAGCAGGAGATTGCTGATGGAGATGTTGAGATTCCCTTGGACTGA
- the LOC109949847 gene encoding uncharacterized protein LOC109949847 translates to MAKEMKNLTGWMEVLPAPIIYPQKPSNSPGLETIFEESIEESDDDS, encoded by the coding sequence ATGGCTAAGGAGATGAAGAATTTGACTGGATGGATGGAGGTTCTTCCAGCCCCCATCATTTACCCACAAAAGCCTTCGAATTCCCCTGGTTTGGAGACAATTTTCGAAGAGAGCATCGAAGAATCTGACGACGATTCATAA